Part of the Kordiimonas pumila genome is shown below.
GAGAGGGTTGAAAATAACCGATGTGAAAAGGGTGTAGGGAAAGAAGCTGAGTATCTTTCAGGCTGGCTGCAACAAGAATATCCACATGAGCACCAGCTCGGCAGTAATAGCATCGAGAATTGGATTCGAGATGTTTTCAAAAAAGCCCGGGCTGGCAAGGTTCCAGAACACATGTGGGAAAACATGTTAAAGCCAAAATCCCATTAAATTACCCATTTAATTGAATAAAAGGGCCCACTTTTTAGTGGGCTTTTTTCATCTTACATCCTTGGTGTGCAAATGACTGCACGACAAACCAAAGGAATTAAAATGCATAATAGTAAGAGCTCTATTCAGCAGAATGAGCAAAGTATCCAAACCATGTCACCTATACCTGACCGGGTCATCCGAGAGAAGGAACGGCGCTATCTCACAGGCGTATCAAATACTACCTGGTGGCGTCTTGAGAAAGCGGGACTAGCCCCCAAGGGCTTTAAGCTTGGAGCAGCTGCAAAAGGGTGGACACTCAACTCCATCGAAGAGTGGATCAAATCACGTAAGGAGGGCCAACCATGGTAGCTCCTTATCGTGATAGGCACTCAGATGCCTATAAGGAAAGCCTGATCGCTAGATTAGCCAGTAAGCCCGGTTTAAGGGGGGCTATTGATGCGAACTGTGTGGAATGTATCTACGATCCTCGCGATAGCGGGACTTGGAGAAAACAGTGTGAGGATTGCTCTTGCCTGAGCTGTCCGTTGCATCCAGTTAGACCTACAACCATTAACAAATAAAAAGCCCGCTCAAGTAATCAGAGCAGGCCTTTTCGTTCGTTTGATCGTGGATGATGATACCCTGTCTCTGTTTATTTGCAACGGCTTTCTTAATAGAAAGTTTGTATTATGACAGATAACAGTACCCCTAGTCTTGTTGAAGATTTATTACCTGCAACAGGCACAATTGATATTGAAGCTTTGCTGGATAACATTGAAGGCTTTATACTTAGTCACTCTATATTACCTCCTGGGGCAAGTGCCGCGCTCACACTTTGGTGTCTCGCCTCCTACAATATTAACAATTTTCGAATTTTCCCGAAACTGGTAATTTGCAGCCCCCAAAGGCGATGCGGTAAATCGACGGTATTGGATTTAATTGAAGCTTTTTCTAGTAAAGCACTAGTGACTTCAAATATGACACCGGCAACTATTTTTCGTATTATTGAAAGTGATCAGCCTACATTGATCATTGATGAGGCCGACACATTTGTTGCTGGTGGCAGTAAGGAAATGATTGGCATAATTAACAGCGGGCACGCAAGGTCTCGGGCATATGCAAATAGGTGTGCAGCTGAGACCCACCAAGTCCAAAGGTTTAGCACTTGGGCACCTATGGCGTTGGCTTCCATTGGTGAACTTTCCTCGACCATAATGGACAGAGCAGTGGTCATTACGTTGAAGCGGAAAACTGCAAGAGAAACTGTTTTAAGGTTAGTTCCAGATCTACCCCAAAAATCTATTCTAGATCGAAGAAAGCTACTCAAGTGGAGTTTAGATAATGAAGCTCAAATATCTAACAATCTAATTGAACCGCCCAACATAGGAAATGACAGAGCTGTCGATAACTGGTTGCCTCTGTTCACTATAGCCAATCAGGTTAGCGCTGTGTGGCTGGATAAGTGTGAGGCTGCGTATCAGGCACTCACTGAAAGTGAGTTGCAGGCAAGTCTGGAAGACCAACTGCTTATAGATATAAGGTTGATATTCGTGGAAAAGGCAGTGACCCGTATTTCATCGCAAGAACTTGTCTTTGAGCTTCTAGCAGATATCGATAGCCGGTGGCACTTAGCTAACAATGGAAGAGCTATGAAAGCACCTGTCGTGGCTCGAATATTACGACCATTCAGGGTCAAGTCCAGAAACCTACGTTTTGGAAATGGTACCCAAGCTAAAGGTTATGAGCTTAGTGATTTTAAGGATACGTTTGATCGCTACCTAGAACCTTTGGTACCCCCTTTGAAATTGCCGTAGCATCGTCCCACCCAATGCTAATGATCAAAAAACGGCGCTGCGTAGAGGTTGCGCAGCGTTGTCACTCCTCGCATTCTTGGTAAACGGGACGGTGGGACGGTAAAATGAGAGTAGGGCTATGGCTAGGACGAATAGCTCTCAATTATCCATCTAACCAAAAACCTATACCCACCCGACTCTTTAACACTTGCTGATTATAGAAGTCCGGAGAAGTTCTAATACATGTGTCAGACTTCTATTGGTTCCATGACAGCCTTGGCTTTGGCACAGTCCGATTTTGATGAATCTGGAGATTTATTCGTAGAAGTCTCTCCAGGGCCATAACTATATCCTAAATCTCTGAAACCCCCACTTTTCAACCATATGCAGCCGATATGTTATTTCGAACCTGAAACGGGTTGCCAGGCCCACTCCAACCCATAAGGCTAATTGCAAAACCAGGGACGGTTCTCAGCGTCGCGCAGCGTAAGCTGAAACCTCAATGCCAGGTTTTGTGATTAGCCGTACTGAAAAATAGCCTTTAAATAATAATTATGTGCACGCTCGCGGCTCTCGCACTCACTTCACAAGGCTCCTTGCATGCGCTGCGCGCATCCGGGCCTTGTTCGTGGCACACCGCCGCTCCGCTACGTCTTCCTCGCTAATATCCCTCCCCGAAAAATGGGGTATTACCAAGTAACCTGTGAGCTTGGGGCAGCACAAGGTATTTAATCCTCGCCCTTGGACATAAAATAGGTAATCAAAATTGCTATAACAGAGGTATGGGGCAATGCAGCTACAAGGCAATATATCGCGAAACACGCTCCGAAAATGAAAATTTGATTAACGAGAATCACAATAACCCAAGTGATCATGAATGCTTTGAAGTTTTCCCGAACGGCCATGATAATGTCGTAGATCATCACCCTACGGGCTATTTTCTTATGTCTTTTCTTAATCATCTTTTGCCACTTATCGTTATCTACAACGCTCATAACATGCCTTTCCTGATCTCTTGATCAATGAGCGCCCTGACTTTTTCAGCCTTAGTTTCATTGTGTTCGGGGACTAGTCCTTTTTCTAGGTCTGCTTTAACAATGTCGGCGGCAGTGGCTCCCTCTTTGGAAATGCTGTGTTGTGGGAAGCGTTCTATCCATCGTAGATGTGCCATTATATCAACTTCCGATGACCTTGTAGAAGCCCAGAACAGAGCTCGTTCCATATTATGATTGTCGCCACCGGTGGCGAAGTCCATTGATGCGATTGTATTCTTTATGGTCTTTGTGAGTATCCAGTCACCTAATCCCATGTCTTTTCCTTCAATTCTCTTTTTGCCAGTGTCTAACTGCAATGGCATTCTCATATGTAACTTCGTAAACGCCCGGTTTCATCACAAACTCTTGATTTAGAAGCTCAGCCTTGAATAGGTGAGGTTGGGCGGTCGCTAACTTTGGTTCCATAGGGGTTGATGGGGAACACGACTATTAACCAAACAGCTATCATTTTAGCCACTCCATGAATCTATTTTATTTGAATCGTTAGCTTCTTTTCGAGCCCTAGATTCTCTTTCCGCCAAGTAACCTCACTAGAATCACTGCGGGCCAAACAAAAACTGATAGGAACAAAGTTAGTGTACTCATTCCATTGCTCTTCTTAATGTTTGCACTCGAGTAGCTAAACACCGTTGATCGTTGTCTCCAGTAGAAAGCTAGTCCCACGCCGATTAATAGATACACGCTCATCACTAACTCCAATATTAGTTTTCCCGATTTATGTTATCAGTCAAAAATAGCCGTCCAAACACCGTCTCATGCTGAGCTTTTTTTTGATAGTAACGCCCTAGCTCATTTCTGTTCATAACTATTCTGTAACCGGTAACTGCACCGTTTTTGTCTAGACAATGTATCGTGTTTGCGGTTCTAGCGCGTACTGTTACAGCTTGAATCTCCAGCCATGTAATATAAAAAGGGCTGTGCAGCGCCAGCACATGCAACAAGTGAGCTTGTAAGGAACAGAGCAATTAGTTTTGTTTCAATTTTCATGTGCATCCTACTTCAATGTTTCGTAGTGCTGTCAGAACATAAAGGGGCAATATAGCGATTTATCAATTAGTTCCTGATTTGGGTACATGGTAACACGTACCTATTATCGGTACAATGATCAAATCACTGAACTCAAATGAACATAGAATTTTAATTGATTGGCTTAAAAAAGGACGCGCCAGTCAAGGAATGACTATGCGCGAGTTAGCGACAAAAATGAAAACTCCCCATTCATTTATAGGCAAGGTAGAGCAGGGTGAGCGGCGCTTAGATGTGGTCGAATATATTCGCTATTGTAAAGCCTTAGGGGTTTCGCCTGTAGAAGGTTTAGAACTGTTAATAGCGAGCGTGTCTAAGGGTTAGAGTTAGGTAACAGTATTTTTCCGTCAAGCGAAACTAGTCATTAAATTTCGAAAGCTTCAGCTTTAATTTTCTGTATAATATCAGTTAGTATAATACATTGTTTTTCTGAAGGAACTTTTTTTGGTAGTTGTGCGGCAATACTCAGTACTCCAATTTCCTTAGGGGAAAGGAGTTTTTTCTGCTCTCCAAATATTCGAATTTCTTGCCATTTTTCAGCGGAAATCTCAAAAACACGCTTTTGGGCATCTATCCCGTTATCAATCCTTTGGTCTTTTCTGGCTTGTTTTTTCTCAGTTTTTACTTCATCGATTGAAATAAGGCCTTCGATAAATTCAACAGACAACTTCTTTTCGACTGCGTTAATATTATTCTTCATGCCTTCCCAACATCCATCTTTCTTAGCCCACTCTGATATGTGAGATATCCCTTGCGGCATATGGAGTAGTTGTTCATTCACAAATTCCGAAACTACCTCAAGCGCTTCAATAAAGGACTGTGGTAAGGTTTGCTTTTTCCATATTTCAATGAAGTCGATGGCTTTGTCTTTGGTTCGGCAATATTCAGCTATCACAGCTAGGGTATAGGCAACTATATTTGCTCTAAATCCACCATTATACCAAGGTTGAGCAGAGACTAATTTCTCAGTAGTGCGAAAACAAATAGCGCGAGCCATCGCTCGTTTAAAATAAAACTCGCTGTACTGATCTGCTGACTTTTTCCAAGTAACCCCTGTTCTATGGGCGTAGCGAGCAAAGTTCTTCTGAGCACCCAAGTTGACCCACTTAGGGGCATCGTCCCAGATATTTTCAAATTTGGCGAGGTCGGTTTTTGTGAACATTTGCGGCTTAGGATGTTCTATTCTAAATCTTTTCTTTTCCGCATCTGTCATTTTTGACATTGCATCTGCGTACTGCCCTCTTGCTCTCTCATAAAACCATCTAGTTTCACGTTGAGCTCCTTGCTGAGCAGGGGCCCAGATGCGACGTGAAAACTCTTCCATTCGGATATGGAAAGGATGGTTTGAGAAAAAGTCGGCTGCATTCACTCGGTTTTGTGTATTTGCATACTCAGATATTCGAGGAACGATCTCTTCGCTTTGCATACCTTGTATAACTGAGAGTTTCATCTGCACAAATATGTTGCTCAGGGAGGCTTTATCTTTTTTCCTAGTATGAAACAGAGAAGCTGTTGTCTGCCCTCCATTCACAATTTGTAAATCCTTTAAATTGGTAATTTCCAAACCATTTTCGGTCACTCGACTTTCCACAGATTGAGCGGTCGCTGTGATGCCGTTATTGTATGCGAAGAACATATCAGGTTCCCCCATGATTGTTGTTCGTATGCCTTTATTAACTTTTCCTCTGGCTTGTAAAAAGCAGCGCACATTTTGCTCAAGCAATCGTGCACCGTATTTTTCATAAAGATCAGCAAGGATATTACCGGGTATAACAATAAGATAGGACTCTAGGGCATCAGTTCTCAAGTGAGCGGGTAAGCTTGATAAGCCTTGATCAAACATTTCTATAAAGTCTATATCCAAGGCTTCTTTATGCCCCTTGGAACTATCTTGCCTGTGTAGTCTAGAGATATCCCATATGTGATATGAAGCTGGAATCCCGGACAATTCGTCATCATCCAAAGCCTGTAACCGAGAACTAAGTGTTCTTTCAGACAAAATAAATAGATTTACGCGTCGGATCAGGTTTTTTCTGTCATGAATTTGACGAGATAAACCATATTCGGGTGCAGTTTCTTCTAAATCTTGAAACAGCTTTTTGTCTCGGCTTGCACTAAAAAATTTTGAAAGCCTTTTGAACGCTGCTTTAACCTCAGTTTCTGTTAAGGATGTCAACTCGGCACGGCAATCAAAATCAGCAATGAATAAGTCAAGGACCCCATCGTCATTGAACCAGTAACCATCAACCCGCATACCTCTCTGGGCTCTATACGGGCAGAATTCGAAGCCTTCTGTGGCCCCAGTTTCCATTAATTCATTAGTAACCGAAGCCATGAATTCTGCCAGTTGATAATTCTCATTGGCCTCAGCCCCAGCAAGCATATCCTGCCTGAAATCATGAAAATACTCTTCAACTGTTTGGTTCATTATTGCCCCCAAGGTCGATTGTATTATCGGTTAAAAATCGCTCTATACGGTGCAACTCCAGTTCATATCTGACCTTCATAACTCCCACAGGAAGTTTAGACCTGACTATTTTGGGAAACTCGCTATTCACTGTGTATGTGTTTTCATCCGCAACAAGGAATTTAGGAGTGTCATATTCATCAACTGGGACGTAACCGAACAAAGCCAGTTTGTTTGTGAAAGCCTCCAGTGCATCTGGTGATTTTATGAGAGTTTCAATCTTTCTGACTTTATCATTTAATGAAAGTGCCGAAGGAACTTCCTCAGCAGTAGCTAATCTGAAAATCTTCAAATAAACATTATCAACCAAGCCTTCTAATTGATCTTCAGATGAAATACGAACAGTACCTCTCTCTTTTCCTGAAAGGGATTTAACTTCGATAGCTGTATTACCCATAACAAAGTCTTGGTGAAGTCCTTGTGGGCCTTCCCAGGATTCAACAGCTTCATCTTCGCAGACGCCATAATTTTCAACCAGTCCACCAAGGAAATGGAGTTCGGCAAACAAGCCTCTTATTTCTTCCGGCGAAAGCTTGCGAGCTTTCTTTCCTGCGAGAAAGGCTTTCCATCTATTTAAATGTTCGATCGAATTAGCCAAAGCAACAGAAGAGTCAGATATCCTGCAAATTGAATTTATTAATGAAAGACAGAGTGACTCAAAGATATCCTTATCTATTAGTCTTTGGAGAGAAAGCACAAATCTTTGAGCTTTTCCATATTGCCTTAAATCAACAGTGATACCGTGAACGGACGCTTTTTTCTTGTTAAAAAAAGCGGAATGATCACCTTCAAGCTCTATTATAAATAGGCAGTGGCCATGATGATTTTTGCCGATATAAACAGGAAGTTTACACTGTTGAGGAACTTTTCTAACGGTATAGTCATCATTCGGACATGTAATTTCATGCCAATTCAGAGTATCAGTCATCATAATCCTCCTCATCGTCAGGATCATCAAAATCAGTGCCTATCATATTGTTGATATATACTTGATTGGCAACAACATCGACTGAAACGGTGTAATCGCCGTCAGGAAAGCTAATGCCAAATGCAGGAATATCTGTCCCGTCGCCTTCCTTAGCACCAACCCTTACTACATGAAGCATCAGCAAAGGTTTTCCACGTACTGCTCTATAATGAAAATCTGATACATTTTTGTCAGGGTCTTCTTCTCGGGCTAATAATTCGGCTGCACCTTTCTGACCCTGAGACAAACCTAGTTTTTCATCTCCTCTACTAGCGAGCCTGCCTTTGGCCAACTTCCAGAAGCCATCTTCCAGTTTAGCCGTATTACGTTCCTGAGGCCCCAATGAAAGAGGTTGAGCTGGATTGGCATTACTTTTTTTCGATATAAGCAAAACATCAGAATGAAGGTACTTGCTGCTAATTTTCCTTAAAAACTCCAGCGCTCCAATCTTGAGTTCCTGCTGATCGGAATAAACTTTGTATCTGGAAATGAAGTTTTCAATACGGTGTGTTGGTACATCGGGAATGAGCCACCCTTTTTCAGTCGGAACTAATTTATCAGCTCCTTCATCAAAACCATTTTCAATAGAACTTTCGAAAAGGCTGTTATTATGTGCAATAACTCCTGAGGAAGATGAAAGAAGATGGCTCTCCACAATTCTGCCGCTGAAATTATGCTCAACGGTTACTCTTTGGCCTGTCCGCATCTTATTTGCAGCCGTAATTAAAAGGCGGTCAGGGTGCTTTTGAACATATAAACCAAACTGTTCAGGACTTAACCTATCTCTACGCATTTGTTTTATCTGTGAACGGAGTTCTTCTGACGCTTCTGCAATATGTGCATACCAGTTTATGGAATCCTCATTCAGATATACTCTGCACAAATCATCGTAGCCAAGCCTGTAACCAAACCACCTGCCCATCTGCATGAGGGTGTCGTACATCCTCGTATTTCTGTACATATAACTAACACACAACCCTTCTATTGTTAGGCCGCGTGAAAGGCTTAGTCCACCGATGGCTATGGCCGTAAGGCCGCCCCCATCCTTTTCATATCGTGAATAGTCCAGTGAATCCTGCGACTTGCTGTTAGCGACCAGAACTTTCATATTATCAAAAGCACTATAGAGATTGTCTTTTATGGCCTGCCAACTAACCCCACATCCGACATATTGAGTATCATATGCCTGCCTTAATTCCCTCATGTAAGTATTTACAGAAGAAATGTGTTCTGGCATTTTATAATTAGCCCTTACTGCGTCCTCAACGGCCTGAATATGCTGACTTACAAAATCTCTCACTACCTCCTGAACGGCAACAAATCTGGACACATTGATCATCATAGAGCAATGTTTATTCTGCTGTCCTCGAGTATTTCGGATTGTCTTGGCTATGATGAATTGATTGATTGCTTCATATAAGGATGGAGGTAAATCAAATATCTCATGGTCTTTTTTATGAGTTAGTCGGATATATTCTTCTGCATCATTGATGACTTCCAAAATTTTTCCACTGCTTTCATCATCAATAAAAACTTTGTCCGGTCCGAAATATGTATTTGGTGCATCAAGACAGTAGATAAAGTCTTTTGGAAAAAGCTCATTGTATATTTCGGGATTAATAAAAACATTTGCAAATGGTGTTGCCGTATATCCTACATAGCAGGACTTCTCAAAAAGGCCCAGAATGTCCCTGATCATCGTATTTGTTTTGGTAGGATCAAGTTCTTCTTTATTTGTATTGATTGACGCATTATCGGCTTCATCATCAATCATCAGCATCGGTACATCAGCTATCCGACCATCACCAGATGCATTCAAGTCTTTTAACCAATTATGCAAAGCCCGCAGTGTGTGAACATTCTTTTTAATGACAAGAATAAATGGTTTACTAAAGTCCGTAAGCTTCGTCCCAAATTGATTGGCGATGCTCTTATCAAAATCTTTATAAATATTGGTTACGGTGACGGGAGTGGGATAACTACTGCCCATCAAAACCCCAACACCTTTGGAGGAACGGTTCTCTGGATCGCTTGAGCGGCCAACAAATCCACTGTCTATCCGCTCCTGTGTCTGTTTTCTTAAGTTGTTATGAATGCCTGCAATTACAATAATAAATTTATAGCCTGCATCTGCAGCTTTACCTATGACTCCTAAATAGTTCGCTGTTTTGCCGGACTGCACGTGTCCAATGACCAGCCCTTTTCTGTCCCATGCCCCCTCACTTTCCGGATTCTGCAGGAGACTAAGGATATTGTCTCCAACGTCAGATAGTTTTTGTATGACGCGAGAATTCCATTTTTCAGATTCCAAATACTTGGCGTAAGCATTGCTATAAGTCCATTTGATATCAGAGCGTTTGTTTACCCACTCTTCATCATGATCAGCTTCGAAGTCGATAAGCGATATTCCTTCGCCCATTCTGGTATCTATCCTTGTAAGCACTTCTTGAACAACAGGGTCAACATCACCATCAAACGGAACAGATGGAGCAAGTGTAGTTGCCAGATTTCGGACTTCTTCCTGTGTTGGTATCTCAGACCTAGTGCTTAATAATTGCACTAAAGCACTTATCAAACTCTTCTCAGCCTCTAAGGAATTATTTTCAGTCATTATCTTGCCCCTTAATAAAGCCTTCTATTATTTCATCTCTTCCCTCAAATAAACGTGTCGAAGAAATGACATCCTTAAAGATTTCAGCATTGAATGAACCATCCGGAAAAAGAGTCTTCTGAATAAGTCTTAGTTGATCTGTGATCTCATCCTCGTCATAGGCTTGAGCTCCAATATTTTGCGGTTCAGTTGAATAATCTGAATAGATCATTTCATATGGAATAGATGCAGTTATTGATTTAATCAGAGCTGCAAATTGCTCTCTGTCTTCGTTGTTT
Proteins encoded:
- a CDS encoding Z1 domain-containing protein; the protein is MTENNSLEAEKSLISALVQLLSTRSEIPTQEEVRNLATTLAPSVPFDGDVDPVVQEVLTRIDTRMGEGISLIDFEADHDEEWVNKRSDIKWTYSNAYAKYLESEKWNSRVIQKLSDVGDNILSLLQNPESEGAWDRKGLVIGHVQSGKTANYLGVIGKAADAGYKFIIVIAGIHNNLRKQTQERIDSGFVGRSSDPENRSSKGVGVLMGSSYPTPVTVTNIYKDFDKSIANQFGTKLTDFSKPFILVIKKNVHTLRALHNWLKDLNASGDGRIADVPMLMIDDEADNASINTNKEELDPTKTNTMIRDILGLFEKSCYVGYTATPFANVFINPEIYNELFPKDFIYCLDAPNTYFGPDKVFIDDESSGKILEVINDAEEYIRLTHKKDHEIFDLPPSLYEAINQFIIAKTIRNTRGQQNKHCSMMINVSRFVAVQEVVRDFVSQHIQAVEDAVRANYKMPEHISSVNTYMRELRQAYDTQYVGCGVSWQAIKDNLYSAFDNMKVLVANSKSQDSLDYSRYEKDGGGLTAIAIGGLSLSRGLTIEGLCVSYMYRNTRMYDTLMQMGRWFGYRLGYDDLCRVYLNEDSINWYAHIAEASEELRSQIKQMRRDRLSPEQFGLYVQKHPDRLLITAANKMRTGQRVTVEHNFSGRIVESHLLSSSSGVIAHNNSLFESSIENGFDEGADKLVPTEKGWLIPDVPTHRIENFISRYKVYSDQQELKIGALEFLRKISSKYLHSDVLLISKKSNANPAQPLSLGPQERNTAKLEDGFWKLAKGRLASRGDEKLGLSQGQKGAAELLAREEDPDKNVSDFHYRAVRGKPLLMLHVVRVGAKEGDGTDIPAFGISFPDGDYTVSVDVVANQVYINNMIGTDFDDPDDEEDYDD
- a CDS encoding DUF3631 domain-containing protein; translation: MTDNSTPSLVEDLLPATGTIDIEALLDNIEGFILSHSILPPGASAALTLWCLASYNINNFRIFPKLVICSPQRRCGKSTVLDLIEAFSSKALVTSNMTPATIFRIIESDQPTLIIDEADTFVAGGSKEMIGIINSGHARSRAYANRCAAETHQVQRFSTWAPMALASIGELSSTIMDRAVVITLKRKTARETVLRLVPDLPQKSILDRRKLLKWSLDNEAQISNNLIEPPNIGNDRAVDNWLPLFTIANQVSAVWLDKCEAAYQALTESELQASLEDQLLIDIRLIFVEKAVTRISSQELVFELLADIDSRWHLANNGRAMKAPVVARILRPFRVKSRNLRFGNGTQAKGYELSDFKDTFDRYLEPLVPPLKLP
- a CDS encoding AIPR family protein, which translates into the protein MNQTVEEYFHDFRQDMLAGAEANENYQLAEFMASVTNELMETGATEGFEFCPYRAQRGMRVDGYWFNDDGVLDLFIADFDCRAELTSLTETEVKAAFKRLSKFFSASRDKKLFQDLEETAPEYGLSRQIHDRKNLIRRVNLFILSERTLSSRLQALDDDELSGIPASYHIWDISRLHRQDSSKGHKEALDIDFIEMFDQGLSSLPAHLRTDALESYLIVIPGNILADLYEKYGARLLEQNVRCFLQARGKVNKGIRTTIMGEPDMFFAYNNGITATAQSVESRVTENGLEITNLKDLQIVNGGQTTASLFHTRKKDKASLSNIFVQMKLSVIQGMQSEEIVPRISEYANTQNRVNAADFFSNHPFHIRMEEFSRRIWAPAQQGAQRETRWFYERARGQYADAMSKMTDAEKKRFRIEHPKPQMFTKTDLAKFENIWDDAPKWVNLGAQKNFARYAHRTGVTWKKSADQYSEFYFKRAMARAICFRTTEKLVSAQPWYNGGFRANIVAYTLAVIAEYCRTKDKAIDFIEIWKKQTLPQSFIEALEVVSEFVNEQLLHMPQGISHISEWAKKDGCWEGMKNNINAVEKKLSVEFIEGLISIDEVKTEKKQARKDQRIDNGIDAQKRVFEISAEKWQEIRIFGEQKKLLSPKEIGVLSIAAQLPKKVPSEKQCIILTDIIQKIKAEAFEI
- a CDS encoding PD-(D/E)XK motif protein; this translates as MMTDTLNWHEITCPNDDYTVRKVPQQCKLPVYIGKNHHGHCLFIIELEGDHSAFFNKKKASVHGITVDLRQYGKAQRFVLSLQRLIDKDIFESLCLSLINSICRISDSSVALANSIEHLNRWKAFLAGKKARKLSPEEIRGLFAELHFLGGLVENYGVCEDEAVESWEGPQGLHQDFVMGNTAIEVKSLSGKERGTVRISSEDQLEGLVDNVYLKIFRLATAEEVPSALSLNDKVRKIETLIKSPDALEAFTNKLALFGYVPVDEYDTPKFLVADENTYTVNSEFPKIVRSKLPVGVMKVRYELELHRIERFLTDNTIDLGGNNEPNS
- a CDS encoding helix-turn-helix domain-containing protein, with product MIKSLNSNEHRILIDWLKKGRASQGMTMRELATKMKTPHSFIGKVEQGERRLDVVEYIRYCKALGVSPVEGLELLIASVSKG
- a CDS encoding helix-turn-helix transcriptional regulator, with the translated sequence MHNSKSSIQQNEQSIQTMSPIPDRVIREKERRYLTGVSNTTWWRLEKAGLAPKGFKLGAAAKGWTLNSIEEWIKSRKEGQPW